The following coding sequences lie in one Cotesia glomerata isolate CgM1 linkage group LG5, MPM_Cglom_v2.3, whole genome shotgun sequence genomic window:
- the LOC123265768 gene encoding venom carboxylesterase-6-like has protein sequence MKTAIILCLVPLALATLDIEKTPDGPRFETPMGGIRGFYDYSEHGRKYMAFEGIPYAKPPVGDLRFRPPQKMKSWSGDMVAIKTGPPCTQYIHTPIDAKERIVGSEDCLYLNVYKPVTESTKKMPVIVWIHGGAFQWHMESKDGQFTKPHYLMDRDVILVTFSYRVGPLGFMSTGDEHISGNMGLKDQNMAIHWVKENIEGFGGDSENISLFGLSAGGVSVHYHYLSPLSRGLFKRGLSFSGNALNCWAITEGAPEKAKKVAMTVGCPTTNTEEMVKCLRTRPYRQIARTDMDFMPFEFNPMTPFGPVVEKSTAESPFITKIPAEIISSGEAYDVPWITGVVPEEGLYPGADFCADPVYLKELDARWDTLAPFILDYNYTVPVTKHVEVGRKIRHHYMGDKPIDKSTAMDLVHMIGDRLYVVGGIKAAKLMAKANKSPVRYYYFTYHGADSLSYSMTRTHEDWGVAHGDDPYYVVGSPFMDPTTTPEDRAMQRELLDLWVSYATHGTPDVGFDWTPVDAAHEKLVYLHIKGPGHKQMDKDGNFGSYKLWSSIDFYEDKVDGKKIDF, from the exons ATGAAGACTGCAATCATTCTGTGCTTGGTGCCGCTGGCACTGGCGACTCTGGACATCGAGAAGACTCCAGATGGCCCAAGATTTGAAACTCCGATGGGAGGAATCCGAGGTTTCTACGACTACTCAGAGCATGGCCGCAAGTACATGGCTTTCGAAGGAATTCCTTACGCCAAGCCGCCAGTAGGAGATCTCCGATTCAGA CCACcacaaaaaatgaaatcatggAGTGGAGACATGGTTGCCATAAAAACCGGGCCACCTTGCACACAGTACATTCACACACCAATCGACGCCAAAGAGAGAATCGTTGGATCAGAAGATTGTTTGTACTTAAACGTCTACAAGCCAGTAACTGAATCAACCAAAAAGATGCCAGTTATCGTTTGGATCCACGGTGGAGCTTTCCAATGGCACATGGAATCTAAAGACGGACAATTCACCAAGCCCCATTATCTCATGGACCGTGATGTTATTTTAGTGACATTCAGCTACCGTGTTGGTCCTCTTG GTTTCATGAGCACTGGCGACGAACATATTTCTGGAAACATGGGTCTTAAGGATCAAAACATGGCCATTCACTGGGTGAAAGAAAACATTGAAGGCTTTGGTGGAGACTCTGAAAATATTTCTCTCTTTGGATTGAGTGCTGGTGGAGTGAGTGTACACTACCATTACTTGTCACCTTTGAGCAGAGGCTTGTTCAAac GAGGATTGTCTTTCAGTGGAAATGCATTGAACTGCTGGGCTATCACCGAGGGAGCACCCGAGAAGGCCAAGAAAGTCGCTATGACTGTTGGATGCCCGACTACTAACACTGAAGAGATGGTCAAGTGTCTCAGAACTCGGCCATACCGTCAAATCGCACGTACAGACATGGACTTCATGCCTTTCGAATTCAACCCGATGACTCCTTTCGGTCCAGTTGTTGAAAAATCAACAGCTGAGTCGCCATTCATCACCAAAATCCCGGCTGAAATCATCAGCAGCGGAGAAGCTTATGATGTTCCTTGGATCACTGGTGTTGTTCCTGAAGAAGGACTTTACCCTGGAGCTG ATTTCTGTGCTGACCCAGTCTACTTGAAGGAATTAGACGCCAGATGGGACACCTTGGCTCCGTTCATCTTAGACTACAACTACACAGTCCCGGTGACCAAGCACGTAGAAGTTGGCCGTAAAATCAGACACCACTACATGGGTGACAAGCCAATAGACAAATCCACAGCCATGGACTTAGTCCACATGATCGGAGACCGTCTTTACGTAGTAGGAGGTATTAAGGCTGCCAAGTTGATGGCTAAAGCTAACAAGAGCCCAGTTCGCTACTACTACTTCACCTACCACGGAGCTGACAGCTTGAGCTACTCTATGACCAGAACCCACGAAGACTGGG GTGTTGCTCACGGTGACGATCCGTACTACGTTGTTGGATCTCCATTCATGGACCCCACAACCACTCCCGAAGACCGTGCCATGCAGAGAGAACTTCTGGACCTCTGGGTATCTTATGCCACCCatgg AACTCCTGATGTTGGATTCGACTGGACTCCAGTTGACGCTGCTCATGAAAAATTGGTCTACCTCCATATCAAGGGACCAGGTCACAAACAGATGGACAAAGATGGTAACTTTGGATCCTACAAACTATGGTCCAGCATTGACTTCTACGAAGACAAAGTTGacggcaaaaaaattgatttctaA
- the LOC123265304 gene encoding uncharacterized protein LOC123265304: protein MKEDTFTQNLIKQNELDNIKSNFSLVKIWRKFTTDKGYGSIILEVCPAVHDILLQNGQVKIGWKKCWGFHHTANKCSKNETCRRCAEQHNEKDCSNDTVKWLEQRITEPTRITLHSDTIIDLVFTNCNAITKVLTSPRISDHNIIMFNIAKKSQQMVDVEKYKKLRNEVVKDIRDNKTKYYEQQIDQNKTNSKLMWKSLKDLIGGKNKLTTFDIVNFNGNIVSDHTKIANKLNQYFIDSVELIIKDINFNELNINFNDNFAVKWDEFETVTSFQLDKIIKGLDDNKGTKLEINAVTIKYVWESEKDIILLIINNSLNLGLVPDNWKTSIITPIQKVKDSIKVEELRPINVLPVYEQILEEVVKLQLLNYVNSNDILFDEQSGFRVNYSCETALQHSFIEWRKNLDDGLLTGVVFIDFAKAFETINRKLLLHKLKKLGISGTVLNWFRSYLSGRKQKVKFGNVVSEEFEIKYGVPQEN, encoded by the exons ATGAAAGAGGATACTTTCACCCAGAATCTAATTAAGCAAAATGAGTTGGATAAtattaaatctaatttttcGTTAGTCAAAATATGGCGAAAATTTACAACTGATAAAGGATATGGTTCGATCATTTTGGAAGTATGCCCTGCAGTTCATGATATTTTACTTCAAAATGGTCAAGTCAAGATTGGATggaaaaa ATGTTGGGGCTTCCACCATACTGCAAACAAGTGCTCCAAAAATGAAACATGCAGGAGATGCGCAGAGCAGCACAATGAAAAAGATTGTAGCAATGATACAGTCAAAT GGCTAGAACAAAGAATTACTGAACCAACTAGAATAACACTTCATTCTGACACTATTATTGACTTGGTTTTTACTAACTGTAATGCTATAACAAAAGTACTAACTTCGCCTAGAATATCTGACCACAATATTATAATGTTTAATATtg CAAAAAAATCTCAACAAATGGTAGatgttgaaaaatataaaaaattacgaaacgAAGTTGTCAAAGACATTAgagataataaaacaaaatattatgaACAGCAAATAGATCAAAACAAAACTAATTCGAAGTTAATGTGGAAATCATTAAAAGATTTGATTggaggtaaaaataaattaacaacttttgatatagtaaattttaatggcAACATAGTATCAGATCACACGAAAAttgctaataaattgaatCAGTATTTTATAGATAGTGTGgaactaataataaaagatataaattttaatgaattgaaCATAAactttaatgataattttgcTGTGAAGTGGGATGAATTTGAAACTGTAACTTCATTCCAATTAGATAAAATCATTAAGGGTCTCGATGACAACAAAGGTACAAAACTAGAAATTAATGCTGTGACTATCAAATATGTTTGGGAATCTGAAAaggatattattttacttattatcaataattcattaaatttaggGCTAGTCCCGGATAACTGGAAAACTTCCATAATTACTCCTATACAGAAAGTAAAAGACAGTATCAAAGTAGAAGAACTTAGACCTATAAATGTCTTGCCGGTTTATGAGCAAATACTTGAAGAAGTAGTAAAATTGCAACTgcttaattatgttaatagTAATGACATCCTTTTCGATGAACAGTCTGGCTTTAGGGTTAATTACTCTTGTGAAACAGCATTGCAACATAGTTTTATAGAATGGCGTAAAAATTTAGATGATGGCCTTTTAACTGGAGTAGTATTTATTGACTTCGCTAAAGCATTTGAGacaataaatagaaaattattgttgcataaattaaaaaaacttggaATATCAGGAACAGTATTAAATTGGTTTAGGTCTTATTTATCTGGAAGAAaacaaaaagttaaatttggtaATGTTGTTTCAGAAGAGTTCGAAATAAAATATGGAGTCCCACAGG aaaattag
- the LOC123264594 gene encoding venom carboxylesterase-6-like produces MKITILLCSMSLGLAILDIDKTLNGPRVETLLGGIRGFYDYSKNGRKYLAFEGIPYAEPPVGDLRFRPPQKVKSWTGDIVAVKTGSPCLQYIHAPDHGTERIIGSEDCLYLNIYKPIIEATKKLPVIIWIHGGAFQWHMEANDGKFTRPDYLMDRDVIFVSFSYRVGPLGFLSTEDDNISGNMGLKDQNMAIRWVKENIDVFGGDPENISIFGLSAGGVSVHFQYLSRLSKGLFKRGISFSGTALNCWAITEGSGEKAKKVAAIVGCPDSSTEKMVKCLKSRPARQIASTVMHFMPWLYNPMTPFGPVIEKSTAESPFITKSPVEIINSGETYDAPWITGVVPEEGIYPGGEFCANEELLRELDARWDTLAPFILDYNYTVPLSKHIEVGRKIRNHYIGSESIDRTTAMLIIHMIGDRLYTADGVKAAKMMANINKSPVFFYYFTYKGAESVSHAMTKTKKDWGVAHGDDLYYIIESPAKNPTTTPKDRMMQRELLDFWISFATNGTADVGVEWKPVNGNTDLFNYLHIYGPNKREMNTDNDLAEINLWWSSIDFDENKI; encoded by the exons ATGAAGattactattttattgtgTTCTATGTCACTTGGACTTGCAATCTTGGATATTGATAAAACATTAAATGGTCCACGTGTTGAAACTTTACTTGGAGGAATTCGGGGATTTTATGATTACTCAAAAAATGGGAGGAAGTATTTAGCTTTTGAAGGAATTCCGTATGCTGAGCCGCCTGTTGGAGACCTGCGATTTAGA CCTCctcaaaaagtaaaatcatgGACCGGAGACATAGTAGCTGTCAAAACTGGCTCGCCATGTCTGCAATATATTCATGCGCCAGATCATGGAACTGAAAGAATAATTGGATCAGAAGACTGCTTGTATTTAAACATATACAAACCGATTATAGAAGcaactaaaaaattaccagTTATTATTTGGATCCATGGCGGAGCTTTTCAGTGGCATATGGAGGCAAATGACGGAAAATTCACAAGGCCTGATTACCTGATGGACCGAGATGTTATCTTTGTTTCATTCAGTTATCGCGTTGGTCCTCTTg gatTTTTGAGCACTGAAGATGATAATATTTCCGGAAACATGGGACTTAAAGATCAAAACATGGCAATTCGTTGGGTAAAAGAAAACATTGATGTTTTTGGTGGTGATCctgaaaatatttcaatttttggatTGAGTGCCGGTGGAGTTAGTGtacattttcaatatttgtcCCGTTTAAGTAAAGGTTTATTCAAAC GAGGAATAAGTTTCAGTGGAACTGCTCTAAATTGCTGGGCAATTACCGAAGGATCTGGTGAAAAAGCTAAAAAAGTAGCTGCAATTGTAGGTTGTCCTGATTCTAGCACTGAAAAGATGGTAAAATGCCTGAAAAGTCGACCTGCTCGTCAAATAGCCAGCACTGTTATGCATTTTATGCCTTGGTTGTACAACCCGATGACTCCTTTTGGTCCtgtaattgaaaaatcaaCAGCTGAGTCACCATTCATCACTAAATCACCAGTAGAAATAATCAACAGCGGTGAAACTTATGACGCGCCTTGGATCACTGGTGTCGTTCCGGAGGAAGGAATCTATCCTGGAGGAG AATTTTGTGCGAATGAAGAATTATTGAGAGAACTAGACGCAAGATGGGATACTTTAGCGCCTTTTATTCTTGACTACAATTACACAGTTCCTCTTTCTAAGCACATCGAAGTCGGAAGAAAAATCAGGAACCATTACATTGGCAGCGAGTCAATTGATCGTACCACTGCTATGTTAATTATTCATATGATCGGTGATCGTCTTTACACGGCAGACGGAGTAAAAGCTGCAAAAATGATGGccaatattaataaaagcccggtgtttttttattattttacttacaaAGGCGCAGAAAGTGTTTCTCATGCCATGACTAAGACAAAAAAAGACTGGG gGGTAGCTCATGGGGATGatctttattatataattgaaTCTCCAGCTAAAAATCCAACTACTACTCCAAAAGATCGCATGATGCAGCGCGAACTCTTGGACTTTTGGATTTCTTTTGCTACAAAtgg TACTGCTGACGTTGGAGTGGAATGGAAACCTGTTAACGGAAACACGgatctatttaattatcttcatATATACGGACCGAATAAAAGAGAAATGAATACTGATAATGATTTGGCAGAAATTAATCTCTGGTGGTCTAGTAttgattttgatgaaaataaaatataa